The genomic segment AGCGGAGCATCCCGGCGACGTCGCGCAGCGGCGAGTCCGGCAGCACCCGCTCGGCCAGCGGCTTGACCGGTTCGCCCTCGAAGTCGATCAGCAGCCAGCTGGTCGGGGTGCGCAGCGCCTGCCCGAGATGCAGGTCGCCGTGGATGCGCTGCACCGGGCACGGCGTCGCGACGTCGGCGACCGCGGTGAACTCGGCCCCGAGCGCGGCCGCGTACCGGGCCAGCTCCGGCACCGTGCGCACCGCCTCGGCGAGCCGGCCGATCATCGCCGCGGACAGGTCCGCCTGCCCGTCGGCGTCCCGCTGGCCGGCACCCAGCGCGGTGACCAGGTCGGTGTGCACCTGCGCGACCGCCTCGCCGAGCCGGCGCGCCTCGGCGGCGAAGTCGCCGCCCACCTCGTCGGCCCGCAGATCCGCCTCGGCGAACAGGTCCCGCACGCTCGCGGTCGCCATCGCCCAGCCGTCCGCGGCGTTCGCCGCGTAGGCCGACAGCATCCCGTACGACACGGCGGCGCCGAACAGCTCGCCGCCGATCTCGCCGAGCAACGGCGCCACGTGCGGGCAGCCGACCCGGCGCAGCGCCCGGTTCAGCTCCACGTCCGGGTTGGCACCCGGGGTGGGGCGGCGGAACAGCTTCAGGATCGACTCCTCGTCGAACACCACCGACGAGTTCGACTGCTCCACCTCGACCACCCGGCTGGGCAGGCCGCGAGCGATGACCGCGTCCGGCTCCGGCCGGAACGCCAGCCCGCCGTGGTGCTCGCCGCCGGCCAGCTCGTCGAGCAGCAGGTCCGCCAGCTCGTCGTCCCACAGCCCGGCGTACCCGACGTACCCGCCGACGGTCCCGATCCGGGTGTGCTCCAGCCGGTCCGGCAGCGCGGTGCGCCAGCCGACCAGCAGCTGGTAGCACTCCGGCTCGCCGGTCGCGTACTCCACCTCGACGACCAGGTGGTCCAGCCGCGGCTGCGCGTCGCCCAGCGGTACCGCCGACACCGGGGTCACCGCCTGCACCGCCCGGTGCTTGCCGGCGAACCAGCGCTGCTCGGGCAGCCAGCCGGCGAGCGCGGCGGCCAGCGCCTGCGCCCGATCGGTCGCGGCCCGCCCGCCGTCGGCGGTCACGACGTGACCTCGTCGCGCGGGCTGATCTGGAACCAGAAGAACCCGTGCCCGGGCAGCGTCAGCAGGTAGGGCAGCTCGCCGATCGGCGGGAACGGCACCAGCCCGGACAGCTCGATCGGCGCCCAGCCCTCCCACGGCCGCAGGTTCAGCTCGATCGGCTGCGGGAACCGGGACAGGTTGTTGACGCACAGCACCACGTCGTGGATCTCCGGTGAACTCTCGTCCCCGGGGTCGGCGTGCCCGCGGTACTCCCGCAGGTACGACAGCACCGACGGGTTGGAGCCGCCGAGGTCGTGGAAGTCGCCCAGCGCGAACGCCGGGTGCCGCTTGCGGATCTCGATCATCCGCCGGGTCCAGTGCAGCAGCGACGCCGACGAGTTGAGCTGCGACTCCACGTTGATCGCCTGGTACCCGTAGATCGGGTCCATGATCGTCGGCAGGTAGAGCCGGCCCGGGTTGGCCTGCGAGAAGCCGGCGTTGCGGTCCGGCGTCCACTGCATCGGGGTACGCACCGCGTCCCGGTCGCCGAGCCAGATGTTGTCGCCCATGCCGATCTCGTCGCCGTAGTACAGGATCGGCGAGCCGGGCAGCGACAGCAGCAGCGCGCTGAACAGCTCCAGCTGGTCGCGGTCGTTGTCCAGCAGCGGCGCGAGCCGGCGGCGGATGCCGATGTTGGCCCGCATCCGCGGATCCTTGGCGTACTCCCCGTACATGTAGTCGCGCTCGTCGTCGGTGACCATCTCCAGCGTCAACTCGTCGTGGTTGCGCAGGAAGATGCCCCACTGGCAGCCGGACGGGATCGCCGGCGTCTGCGCCATGATCTCCGAGATGGGGAACCGGGACTCGCGCCGGACCGCCATGAAGATGCGGGGCATCAGCGGGAAGTGGAACGCCATGTGGCACTCGTCGCCGCCGACGTCCGGGTCGCCGAAGTACTCCACCACGTCGGTCGGCCACTGGTTCGCCTCGGCCAGCAACACCCGGCCCGGGTACTCGTCCTCGACGACCTTGCGCACGTTGCGCAGGAACGCGTGCGTCTCCGGCAGGTTCTCGCAGTTCGTGTCGTCCCGCTCGAACAGGTACGGCACCGCGTCCAGCCGGAACCCGTCGATGCCCAGGTTCAGCCAGAACCGCAGCACCGACAGCATCTCCTCCTGCACCCGCGGGTTGTCGTAGTTGAGGTCCGGCTGGTGGGAGAAGAACCGGTGCCAGTAGAACTGCCGCCGCACCGGGTCGAACGTCCAGTTGGACTCCTCGGTGTCGACGAAGATGATCCGCGCCTCCGGGTACCGCTCGTCGGCGTCGGACCAGACGTAGAAGTCGCCGTAGTCGCCGTCCGGGTTGCGCCGCGACTCCTGGAACCACGGGTGCGCCTCGGAGGTGTGGTTCATCACCAGGTCGGTGATCACCCGGATTCCCCGCTGGTGCGCCTCGTCCAGCAGCAGGACGAAGTCCTCCACCGTGCCGAACTCCGGCAGTACCTGGTAGAAGTCGCTGATGTCGTAGCCGCCGTCACGCAGCGGCGAGGCGTAGAACGGGGGCAACCACAGGCAGTCGACGCCGAGCCAGGACAGGTAGTCCAGCTTCGCGGTCAGCCCGCGCAGGTCGCCGCAGCCGTCCGCCGACGAGTCGTTGAACGCCCGGACCAGCACCTCGTAGAAGACCGCCCGCTTGAACCAGTGCGGATCCGTCGGCAACGTCCGCGCCGAACGGAAGTCGTCCGGTACCGGATGCGACACCTGCCCGTCGGCGGTGACGTAACTGCCGTCGTCCGCGTCCGGAGTCCGCCGCCCGCCATCGGGGATGGCCTTGCCCGCCTCCAGGGGTCGCCGGAGGGTCGTCTCACTCACCGCGCACCTCGCGCTTCGCCGTTGTCGCTGTTGTCGTGTGGGTGGGGGGTGGGTGTGGCTCAGCCGTGGGGGTGCACGGTCAGCAGGTGGGCCGGCTGCTCGTACGGGTCGAGCCGGACCGTGTTGAACTGGCCCCAGTCGTACTCGGCGCCGGTCAGCTCGTCGCGCACGGCGAACCGGTCCGACCAGCCGACACCCAACGCCGGCAGCTCCAGTGCGGTGTTCCCCCACTGCACGTTGTGTGGGTCCAACGAGCAGACCACCAGGACGGTGTTGCCGCTCGCCGGATCGCGCTTGGAGAAGCACAGCACCGCGTCGTTGTCGACGTGGTGGAAGGTCAGGTTGCGCAGCTGCTGCAGGGCCGGACTGGCCCGCCGGACTGCGTTGAGCCGGGTGATCAGCGGCGCCAGGGTGTGCCCGGACGCCGCCGCGGCAGCCCAGTCTCGCGGCCGCAGCTGGTACTTCTCCGAGTCGAGGTACTCCTCGCTGCCGGGCGCCCGGGCGACGTGCTCGAACAGCTCGAAGCCGGAGTACACCCCCAGGACGGGGACATCGTCGCGGCCAGCACCGCGCGGATTGCGAACATCGCCGGGCCACCGTGTTGCAGGCTCGCGTGCAGGATGTCCGGGGTGTTCGGCCACAGGTTCGGCCGCATGAAGTCGGCACTGGCGACCAGGTCGGCGCCGAACTCGGTCAGCTCCGCCTTGCTGGTGCGCCAGGTGAAGTAGGTGTAGGACTGGGTGAAGCCGGCCTTCGCGAGCCCCTTCATCATGGCCGGCCGGGTGAACGCCTCGGCGAGGAACAGCACGTCCGGATGTGCCGCGTGCACCTGGTCGATCAGCCACTGCCAGAAGTTGACCGGCTTGGTGTGCGGGTTGTCCACCCGGAACACCTTCACCCCGTGCTCGATCCAGTGCGTCACCACCCGCAGGATCTCCGCCCGCAGCCCCTTCGGGTCCCGGTCGAAGTTGAGCGGGTAGATGTCCTGGTACTTCTTCGGCGGGTTCTCCGCGTAGGCGATGGACCCGTCGGCACGCTGGGTGAACCACTCCGGATGCTCCCGCACCCACGGGTGGTCCGGCGCGCACTGCAGCGCCAGGTCGAGCGCCACCTCCATGCCGAGCTCACGGGTGCGGGCGACGAAGGCGTCGAAATCGTCGAGGCTGCCCAGCTGCGGGTGCACCGCGTCGTGGCCGCCCTCGGCCGAACCGATCGCCCACGGCACGCCCGGATCGTCCGGCCCGGCGACCAGCGCGTTGTTGGCGCCCTTACGGTTGACCACCCCGATCGGGTGGATCGGCGGCAGGTAGACGATGTCGAAGCCCATGTCGGCGATCGCCGGCAACCGCTCCGCCGCCGTCTTGAAACTGCCGTGCTCCGGCCGGCCCTCGGCCGCGGGGTGGCCGGACTCCGAGCGCGGGAAGAACTCGTACCAGGAGCCGAACGCCGCCCGCGGCCGGTCCACCCAGACGGCCTGGCTGGACGAGCGGGACACCAGGTCGCGCACCGGGTGGTGCCACAGCAGCCGCTCCAGCGCCAGCGCCGGGGCGACCCGGTGCGCCAGGTCGGCACCCGTGTCTCGCAGCGCCAGCACCGCCTCGGTGACCCGCGGCCGGTCGTCCTTGGGCACCAGCCGGATCGCTCGCACCAGCACCTCGGCGCCGTCGGCGAGATCGTTCGCGAGGTCCTCGACGCCCTGACCGGCGTCGAGCTTCGCGACCACCGCATGCCGCCAGGTCCGGTACGGGTCGCTCCAGGCCTCGACGCAGTAACTCCAGCGGCCCATCAGGTCCGGCCTGATCTGCGCCGCCCACCGATCGGTGCCCGACCCGACCTCGGTCATCCGGGTGAAGGGCTGCTTGAGCCCGGCCGGGCTGCGCCAGACCACGGCGCAGCCGAGGGCGTCGTGGCCCTCCCGGTACACGGTTGCCGAGATCGTCATCCACTCGCCCACGACAGCCTTGGCCGGCGTCCGGCCACAGTCCACGACGGGGGAGACGGACTCGATGGGAATTCGTCCGGTCATCGGTGTCCACGGTATCCACCGACGTGCCGTTGCGCACTACGCCGCGCACATCTGTCCTCGCGATGTGTCGCACCGTTGCCTCGGCGGTCACGGCGTGGCCGCTTTCCCGCGGTGCCGACCGGTCAGGCGCGCCCGGATGCGGGCCGCGGACAGCGCCCCGCCGGGCGGCGGTCAGCTCGCCGCGATTTTCACCAGCGCGATGACGACGGCGATGATCGCCGCCAGCACGGCGACACCGATCCGGATCGCCAACCGGATCGCGAGCGTCCTGCCCACCCCGGCGGCGACCTCCCCGAACCGGCTGGAGCGCGGCTGCCCGAGCTGCATCGGCCGGTACGGGTCGTAGCCGGGCGGGCCGTACTGCGGGGCCGCACCCGGCGGCGGGTACGGTCCGCCCGCGGGCTGCTGCGAATACTGTGCTGGGTACTGCCCGGCGGCGGGCTGCTGCGGGTACGGGCCGGGAGGCATCGGTGCCCCGCCCGGCCCCGGATAGGGCGCCGCCGGGTGGAACTGGCCGCCCGGCGCCCCGGACATCGGCGCGGGCCCCTGCGGCGGCGCCTGCATCGGTGCGCCCGGCACCGGCTGACCGTACGGCGGGGGGTACTGCGGGTCGCCGGTCGGCGGGTAGGACATGACGTCTCCACGGACGGTCTTCGCACTGACCGTGTCACGCTACCGCGCGCCGACAACCAGCCGGACGCGCCAGTCCGGTGGCGTGCCCGGGGCAGGCCGGGCGGGCACTCGCCCCAGCGGGCGGGGTGGGCGCGTCGGGCGGGCGCCCTCGGTAGCGCCGTCGCGGCCGGGCAGGCCGGGCAGCGCTACCGGCGCAGCGCCGCCGAGGCGTCCTCGGCGGCCGGCGCGCCGCGCAGCCCGTCGGTCAGCTTCCCGGCATCGAGCCGGCGCTCGGCGATGTAGTAGAGCACCGCGCCGGCGGGCAGCACGGTCCGTACCGACGGGTTGACCAGCAGCCCGTCGGCGGAACGCGCCGCGAGCAGGGTCGCCTGGTGGCGCTGGTTGAGCAGCGTGCGGCAGCGGTCCACGGGAACCCGGCCCAGCGTGTCGGGCAGCGCCACGGAGTAGGTGTTGGCGCCGCCGTGCGTCATCAGCTCCGCGTACACGTCGGAGATGCCGGGCGAGGTCAGCTCCTCGGTGATCATGCGCGGCGCGTGCCACTGCACGCAGCGGATCGCGGCGTCGACGTAGCCGAACAGCGGCGCGCGCGCCATGTCGCGCAGCGTCACCACCAGGTGCGACCCCCGGTACACGTGGTCGACGGCGACCGCGACCGCCAGCGCCTCGTTGTCGTCGTGGGCGTCGACCAGCACGGTCCGGGCCCGGTGCACCCCGCGCGCCGGAGCACCTGGCCGTCGGTCGGGTCGCCACGCACGAACTCGACCGGCCGCTCCGGCATCGGGTGGCTGGTCACCTCCTCCCAGGTGCACAGCACCACCGACGCGGCGTCGTCGGCGAGCAGCTGTCCCACGATGCGCTCGGTCCGCCCCGGCGTGTACCCGATCAGCACGATGTGTTGGGCGAGGCTCACTGTGATGGCTCCCTGCGTCCGACGTCCCCGTAGCTGCTCCAGCGCCGCGACCAGGTTGGTGAACACGGTGGTCAGCGCCGCGATGCCGCCGAGGATGACATAGCCGCCGACGAGTCGGCCGAGCGCCGTCTCGGGTGTCATGTCGCCGTAACCGACCGTCGCCGCGGTCACCGTGAAGTACCACCAGTAGTTGGCCGGGCGCACCAACGCGCTGCCGGCCGGCTCGGCCACCGCCATCAGCGGCCAGCTCGTGCCGAACACGAACAACACGACGACCACCGGCGTTGCCCACTTGCGCAGGAACGTCAGTCGGGTCAGCAGGCGATAGACGAACAGCGGCACCAGACATCCCATTGATCGGATCGGTCCCACCATAACGACCGGCCGCCCGCGCGGGCCAACCCCCGCCGCCCGGCGGCGGCCCGCCCGTCAGCCGGCGAGCAGCGCCTCGGCCGCGGCCCGGGCGTTGGCCGGTCCGGCGCCGAACGTGGCGAGATAACCGACCGCGTGCGGCGGACGCCACGCCGGCCAGCCCATCTCCACCACGACCACCTGCGGGTGGGCGGCGGTGATCTGCTCGATCACCTCGCGGATCCGGGCGTGCCGGTGGGTGTCCCGGCTGACCAGGATCAGCGGCCCGCCGGCGGCCCGGCGGGCCAGTCCGCCCACGTCGATGGGTTCGTCCGACAGCGGTCGCAGCCGGACCAGGTCGGCCGGTGCGTCCGCCGCCTCCAGGTACGGCAGCAGCCCCCAGGGCACCTCGCCGACGGCGATCGTCGGCGGCGCGTCCAGCTCGACGATCAGCGGTCGCGGCGAGCGGGGGAGCGCACCGTAGACGCGCAGCGCGCGGCGGGCCGCGGCGAGGCCGATCCCGTCCGGTACCGGCGCCCGGGTGGAGCCGGTACCGGCCCGGGTGGCGGCGGCCAGCACCGCGGACCGGCGGGCGGCGTCGGCGAGTCGTTCGGCGGCGAGCCGGCCGTCGCCCACCGCGGCGACGATCGCCGCGACCGTCGTCTCGACCAGCTCCTCGGTGATCTTCGCACCCAGGCAGAGCAGGTCGGCGCCGGCGGCGAGCGACCGGACCGCGGCGCTACCCATCCCGGCGTCACCGCCCGCGCCGCCCATCTCCAGCGCATCGGTGATGATCGCGCCGCCGAAGCCCAGCTCGCCGCGCAGCAGATCGCCCAGCGCGGCCCGGCTGAAGGTGGCCGGCAGGGCACCGGTCAGCGCCGGTACCCGCAGGTGCGCGGTCATGATCGCCGGGGCGCCGGCTCCGATCGCGGCAGCGAACGGTGGCAGGTCGCGTGCCCGCAGCACCGACATCGGCGCGTCGACCACCGGTACCGCCTCGTGCGAGTCGACCCGGGTCGCGCCGTGACCGGGGAAGTGCTTGGCGCAGGCGGCGACCCCGGCGTCGCCGAGCCCGCGGACCGCGGCGACGGTGTGCGCGGCGACCCGGGCCGGGTCGGTACCGAACGAACGGGTACCGATGACCGGGTTGTCCGGCGCCGAGTTCACGTCGACGGTCGGGGCGAGATCGAGGGTGATGCCCAGCGCGGCGAGCTCGCCGCCGAGCGCCGCGTACACCTGGCGGGTCAGGTTCTCGTCGTCGACCGCGCCCAGCGCCGCGTTGCCGGGGTAGCGGGACCCGGACGTGTAGCCGAGCCGGGTGACGTCACCGCCCTCCTCGTCGAGCGCGACGATCAGTTCCGGCCGGCCCGCCCGCAGCGTCGAGATCAGCCCGGTGACCTGGGATTCGTCCACGATGTTGTGGCCGAACAGGACCACCCCGCCGAGCCCCTCGTCGCCCAGCCGGCGCACCCAGTCCGGCGCGGTGGCGGCCGGGAACGCGGCGAGCAGGGTGCGCAGCGCCTGGCTGCGTAGCGACTCGCTCATCGCCGTTCCTCCTTTGTCGGAACGGCGATGAGGCACCGGGTCGCGCGATACCCATGATTCGCTCGCTGGCGCCGGCTCATCGCCGTTCCTCCTTTGTCGGAACGGCGATGAGGCACCGGGTCGCGCGATACCCATGATTCGCTCGCTGGCGCCGGCTCATCGCCGTTCCTCCTTTGTCGGAACGGCGATGAGACACGGGGTCGCGCGATACCCATGATTCGCTCGCTGGCGCCGGCTCATCGCCGTTCCTCCTTTGTCGGAACGGCGATGAGACACGGGGTCGCGCGATACCCATGATTCGCTCGCTGGCGCTCGCTCATTGGTTGCCGGCCTTTCGGTTGCCCACTGGTGTCACCCCTTGACCGCGCCGGCGGTCAGGCCGCTGGCGACGTGTCGTTGGATGACGGCGAAGAAGACGACGACGGGCAGCGCCATCATCGTGGCGCCCGCCATCAGCGCCCCGTAGTCGACGCCGTGCGCGGAGACGAACGACACCAGCCACACCGGCAGCGTCTCCTTCTGCTGGTCGGACAGCAGCACGTAGGCCATGATGTACTCGTTCCAGGACTGGATCAGCGCGTAGATCGAGGTCGCCACCAGGCCGGGAAACACCAGCGGCAACACGATCCGGAAGAACGCCTGCAGCCGGGTGCAGCCATCGACCATCGCCGCCTCCTCCAGCTCGGCCGGCACCCCGGCGACGAAACCGCGCAGCGTCCAGATGCTGAACGGCAGGACGAACGCGAGGTAGGTCAGGACCACCCCGGACAGCTTGTTGACCTGGTCGATCGAGTTGAGCATCAGGTAGAGCGGGATGATCAGCGCGGACATCGGCACCATCTGCACGACCAGGATGGCGAAGATGAACGCGCGCCGCCCGTACCACCGGAAGCGGGCGATGGCGACCGCCGCGAGCAGCGCCAGCACCAACGCGATGATCATCGTACTGAACGCGATGACCACGCTGTTGCCCAACGCGTCGGCGAAGTGCGGCGCGTGCACGGCGCGGGAGAAGTTCGCCAGGGTGGGATGCAGCGTGGCGAAGTGCGGGGTGTAGGTCATCAGCTCGTCGCCCGGTTTGAACGCGGTCAGCACCATCCAGTAGACCGGGAAGATCAGCACGACCGAGGCGACGATCCCGATGGTGTTGGCGGCGATCCGGCCGCCCCCGCGGCGGCCGCGCCGAGCTCGCGTGCTGGGTTGACTGGCCATCAGTCGATCTCCCCCTGGCGCAGGCTCTGCCGGATGTAGAACACCGTGAAGATCAGCAGCAGCAGCACCGTGATCACCGCGATGGCGGCGCCCAGGCTGTACTCGTTGACGCCGAACGCCCGCACGAACGAGTAGACCCCGAGCGTCTGGTACTGCGGTTCCGGCCGGCCGCCGCGCGCCACCCAGACCTGGTTGAACACCTGGAAATCCCAGATCACCGACAGCACCGTGACGATCGTGTAGATCGGCCGCAGGATCGGGTAGGTGACCCGGAAGAAGATCTGCCGGCTGTTCGCGCCGTCGACCCGGGCCGCCTCCTCCAACTCCTTCGGCACCTGCGAGATGCCGGCGTAGAGGGTGATCGCGACGAACGGGATCGCGCCCCACACCACGATCATGGTGATCACGCCGAACCCGGAGATCGTGTTCGCGTACCAGTCGTGCCCGTTCATGTCGACCCCGGGCAGCCGTCCGACCAGCCAGTTCACCACGCCGAACTCGTAGTCGAACAGCCAGTTGAACACCAGCGTGGACACCACCTGCGGCATCGCCCAGACGCAGATCAGCACCACGGTGAGGAGCAGCCGGCACCATCGCGACGCCGCCCGCATCACCAGCGCGAGGCCGGTGGCCAGCACCAGCGTCAGGGCCACGTTCGCGGCGGTGAACGCCACGGTGCGCAGCACCACGAGGTAGAAGTCGGGGTCGGAGAGGATCTTCGCGTAGTTGCCGAGGCCGATGAACGGCGCCGGCAGGCCGCTGAACAGCTCCCGCTGGGTCAGGTCCTGCACCGACAGCAGCGCGAGCTTGACCAGCGGGTAGCCCTGCACCCCGGCCAGCACCAGCACGGTCGGCAGGATCAGCAGGTAACCGATGGTCCTGGGGGCGAGGCGGCGCCGGCGGCGCGGTGGCGACCCCGGCGGTGCCGCACCGGCCGCCTCGGCCGGCGCCTGGGTGTACGCGGTCATGCTGCTCCCTGCGGTGAGTGCGGTGCGCCGGTCCGGCCCGGCGGGGGAGGCTCGCCGGGCCGGACCGACCTCGGGGGGTGTGCCGGGCCGACCCGATCGGAGGCAATCGGGCCGTCCCGGCGGGCGCGGTCGGGTCAGGAACCGTTGAGCGCCTGCTCGACCTGCTGGTTCATCTGCTTGCAGGCGTCCGCGACGCTCTTCTTCCCGGTGGCGATGTCGGACAGGCCGTTCTGCAGGATGGAGCTCTTCTCGACCTTCGGCCAGCCGGTGGAGATCGGCACCATCCAGCTGTCGGTGGCCGACGAGGCGGCCGCGGCCAGCGCCGGGTCGGACTTGGCCTGGGCCAGCAGCGTGGTGGTGTTCGGCACGTTGCCGGCCTTCATCAGCAGCTTCTCGTTGGACTGCGAGGTCATCGCCGCGGTCCAGGCCGCCGCCCAGTCCGGGTGCTGGCTCTTCGCCGTGA from the Actinocatenispora thailandica genome contains:
- a CDS encoding carbohydrate ABC transporter permease, which encodes MTAYTQAPAEAAGAAPPGSPPRRRRRLAPRTIGYLLILPTVLVLAGVQGYPLVKLALLSVQDLTQRELFSGLPAPFIGLGNYAKILSDPDFYLVVLRTVAFTAANVALTLVLATGLALVMRAASRWCRLLLTVVLICVWAMPQVVSTLVFNWLFDYEFGVVNWLVGRLPGVDMNGHDWYANTISGFGVITMIVVWGAIPFVAITLYAGISQVPKELEEAARVDGANSRQIFFRVTYPILRPIYTIVTVLSVIWDFQVFNQVWVARGGRPEPQYQTLGVYSFVRAFGVNEYSLGAAIAVITVLLLLIFTVFYIRQSLRQGEID
- a CDS encoding carbohydrate ABC transporter permease, with protein sequence MASQPSTRARRGRRGGGRIAANTIGIVASVVLIFPVYWMVLTAFKPGDELMTYTPHFATLHPTLANFSRAVHAPHFADALGNSVVIAFSTMIIALVLALLAAVAIARFRWYGRRAFIFAILVVQMVPMSALIIPLYLMLNSIDQVNKLSGVVLTYLAFVLPFSIWTLRGFVAGVPAELEEAAMVDGCTRLQAFFRIVLPLVFPGLVATSIYALIQSWNEYIMAYVLLSDQQKETLPVWLVSFVSAHGVDYGALMAGATMMALPVVVFFAVIQRHVASGLTAGAVKG
- a CDS encoding ion channel — its product is MGCLVPLFVYRLLTRLTFLRKWATPVVVVLFVFGTSWPLMAVAEPAGSALVRPANYWWYFTVTAATVGYGDMTPETALGRLVGGYVILGGIAALTTVFTNLVAALEQLRGRRTQGAITVSLAQHIVLIGYTPGRTERIVGQLLADDAASVVLCTWEEVTSHPMPERPVEFVRGDPTDGQVLRRAGCTGPGPCWSTPTTTTRRWRSRSPSTTCTGGRTWW
- a CDS encoding glycoside hydrolase family 3 protein gives rise to the protein MSESLRSQALRTLLAAFPAATAPDWVRRLGDEGLGGVVLFGHNIVDESQVTGLISTLRAGRPELIVALDEEGGDVTRLGYTSGSRYPGNAALGAVDDENLTRQVYAALGGELAALGITLDLAPTVDVNSAPDNPVIGTRSFGTDPARVAAHTVAAVRGLGDAGVAACAKHFPGHGATRVDSHEAVPVVDAPMSVLRARDLPPFAAAIGAGAPAIMTAHLRVPALTGALPATFSRAALGDLLRGELGFGGAIITDALEMGGAGGDAGMGSAAVRSLAAGADLLCLGAKITEELVETTVAAIVAAVGDGRLAAERLADAARRSAVLAAATRAGTGSTRAPVPDGIGLAAARRALRVYGALPRSPRPLIVELDAPPTIAVGEVPWGLLPYLEAADAPADLVRLRPLSDEPIDVGGLARRAAGGPLILVSRDTHRHARIREVIEQITAAHPQVVVVEMGWPAWRPPHAVGYLATFGAGPANARAAAEALLAG
- the treS gene encoding maltose alpha-D-glucosyltransferase, producing the protein MSETTLRRPLEAGKAIPDGGRRTPDADDGSYVTADGQVSHPVPDDFRSARTLPTDPHWFKRAVFYEVLVRAFNDSSADGCGDLRGLTAKLDYLSWLGVDCLWLPPFYASPLRDGGYDISDFYQVLPEFGTVEDFVLLLDEAHQRGIRVITDLVMNHTSEAHPWFQESRRNPDGDYGDFYVWSDADERYPEARIIFVDTEESNWTFDPVRRQFYWHRFFSHQPDLNYDNPRVQEEMLSVLRFWLNLGIDGFRLDAVPYLFERDDTNCENLPETHAFLRNVRKVVEDEYPGRVLLAEANQWPTDVVEYFGDPDVGGDECHMAFHFPLMPRIFMAVRRESRFPISEIMAQTPAIPSGCQWGIFLRNHDELTLEMVTDDERDYMYGEYAKDPRMRANIGIRRRLAPLLDNDRDQLELFSALLLSLPGSPILYYGDEIGMGDNIWLGDRDAVRTPMQWTPDRNAGFSQANPGRLYLPTIMDPIYGYQAINVESQLNSSASLLHWTRRMIEIRKRHPAFALGDFHDLGGSNPSVLSYLREYRGHADPGDESSPEIHDVVLCVNNLSRFPQPIELNLRPWEGWAPIELSGLVPFPPIGELPYLLTLPGHGFFWFQISPRDEVTS